The stretch of DNA ATTACCCATTCCATTCTTTATGCAAGAATTAGGTGTCGTCTTTTTAGTCCTTGCATCTTTACTCAATATCGGATGGATTGTGCTTGGGTTAACAAGTTTTAAATCGTCAGCGAATGAAACAAAATGGGCAACAAAAATGTTTATCTACTCTTTGAATTATCTTGTTCTCTTTTTTGCACTCGTTGTCGTGGTATCTTTAATAAAAATGATTTAAAAGATCTATGAGTGAGGAATGAATAAAATGAATGTACCGATTTTACCTACAATAAGTACGACTTGTATTGTCATCAGTGCGATATTAGTTGCTATCGGCTGGCGTCTCATTTGGAAACGTCAAATTGAAAAACATAAAAAGACAATGCTGTGGGCCGCTATTTTTGCAGTAACATTTTTTCTTATCTATGCGAGTCGCACCATTTTTATTGGTAATACAGCCTTTGGTGGACCGGATTCAGTGAAAATTTATTACACGATTTTCTTAGTTTTCCATATCACTTTAGCAACTGTGGGGGCAGTGCTAGGGCTAATTCAAATATTCACCGGGTTAAAAGATCGCTATAGTGTACATCGTAAGGTAGGTCCAGTTGCTTCAGTGGTGTGGTTCTTTACTGCCATAACGGGCGTTGCAGTATACATTTTGCTGTACGTCCTTTATCCAGGAGGCGAAACAACGTCACTCATAAAAGCGACATTTGGCCTTTGATGGAGATGGATTATGTTAAAAAAGAGCGATAAAGCATGAGCAACATGTTTTGTCACTCTTTTTCTTTGAGAATCATATAGTAAAAGGGAACGCATCTCAATTTTGAAATAAGCATACATCAAATATAATCAACAAAAAAGCTAGGTACATTTAGAAGGAATGCACCTAGCTTTGTATTTCAGCATCTATTCATAGAAAGATATTGAAATACAGTATAATTATTAATTAAATTAGAATATCGTGTTGTTTGAAAAGTTACAACTTAATGCTTTTGGTATTGTCTTAATACATCATACTGACTATGGAAAAGCTTGTTTCGGTCATATTGATGCTCATCAAATTCTTTGCTTTTAACATTTTGAGTTGCTGCTGTGTCTTCAGCAGCGTTTACTTCATGACCGACTAAACCAACTAATCCAACTAAACCAAGTGAAATGGAAAGTGCTGAAACTCTGAATAAATTTTTCATTGTTCGAATACCTCCTTCATTTGATATAAAAAGTATACCATAAAGAATATAAGATGTAAAATGTAAATGC from Staphylococcus lutrae encodes:
- a CDS encoding DUF420 domain-containing protein, which translates into the protein MNVPILPTISTTCIVISAILVAIGWRLIWKRQIEKHKKTMLWAAIFAVTFFLIYASRTIFIGNTAFGGPDSVKIYYTIFLVFHITLATVGAVLGLIQIFTGLKDRYSVHRKVGPVASVVWFFTAITGVAVYILLYVLYPGGETTSLIKATFGL